The Henckelia pumila isolate YLH828 chromosome 2, ASM3356847v2, whole genome shotgun sequence genome includes a window with the following:
- the LOC140878673 gene encoding uncharacterized protein, with amino-acid sequence MQTRSHATRNTEGGRELPPPNHPPPNHPPQEEFLITPNALKSMLEEAASQRRRTLEEEVGTNRVPNPSARRETVLHEEEVNSHGPVRPGIRTEERGESALAILPARRSPFTTAILAEVLTAGVKIASLPEYDGSGDPQDHLDRFYAKADLYDFSDAAYCKIFRTTLTNRALAWFNKLPAGSIASLEQLTQRFLHQFSINRKYPKTASYLFSVVQKEGESLREYVQRFTQAVHEVPHVNHDLLAGIMQQNLRHRKFKESIAGKPPSTLEELLERAEKYIRIEETIEPRYLGKRKREEEKPREGRKEEKRGFQGPRLQQVPLNARLTDILVVAEKQGLLQPPRPMKDNPKRLKSDKYCHFHKDKGHSTEDCYSLRTEIEKLIKRGYLKDFVSKSHHQQRDNKSYEDRRNREPPKNHEKQGKHNGDFHENMPTGGVIAVITGGPACGDSNRARKTLLRNSSRGNHYPHPNQAQVVCEISKISKEMTFTESDREYPLVEHNDALVVSATISNFWVKKMLVDSGSSADIIFLNAFVKIGIDNAQLTPISTPLVGFSGEVVEALGEITLPLSLGSYPRRVTKMVKFLVVNASSAYNVILGRPSLNVFQAIGSTYHMKLKFPTSEGVGEAVGDSRLARECHANILRDPANCKKRSRVDEISTQKKRHPQTDEPKNDRIHTIDNEVEKVKHLEATEALKRIEVTPGSPGRILKIGTEMPAEVEQMITTFLRENADVFAWEGEPLPGIPHEYALHQLNVDPRMKPVKQKKRSFGAEKNKHITVEVEKLVKTKYIRPVSYPEWLENVVLVPKPGGKWRLCIDFTDLNKACPKDLFPLPRIDLLVDSTAGCELLSFLDAYQGYNQIGLAPEDQEKASFITDQGIYCYEVMPFGLKNAGATYQRLVNKMFEKLIGRSMEVYIDDMLIKSVIALKHVEISKNVLRY; translated from the exons ATGCAAACGCGATCACATGCCACCCGTAACACTGAAGGTGGACGGGAGCTCCCGCCCCCTAACCACCCGCCTCCTAACCATCCGCCGCAAGAGGAGTTTCTGATCACCCCAAATGCCTTGAAATCCATGTTGGAGGAAGCTGCCTCGC AAAGGAGACGCACACTAGAAGAAGAAGTTGGAACGAACAGGGTACCAAACCCCAGTGCAAGAAGGGAAACAGTGCTCCATGAGGAGGAGGTAAATAGCCACGGGCCCGTGCGCCCCGGAATTCGGACTGAGGAGAGAGGAGAAAGTGCTCTAGCAATCTTACCGGCCCGGCGAAGCCCATTCACTACTGCTATTTTAGCCGAGGTACTGACAGCTGGAGTGAAGATAGCAAGTCTGCCAGAGTATGATGGATCAGGAGATCCTCAGGATCATCTCGACAGGTTTTATGCAAAAGCCGATCTATATGACTTCAGTGATGCCGCATACTGCAAAATCTTTCGGACTACGCTGACTAATCGCGCACTGGCATGGTTCAATAAACTCCCAGCAGGAAGCATTGCAAGCCTGGAACAACTTACTCAGCGTTTCCTTCATCAGTTCTCCATTAATCGAAAATACCCTAAGACTGCATCATACCTATTCTCGGTTGTGCAAAAAGAAGGAGAGAGCTTAAGAGAGTATGTGCAGCGTTTCACTCAGGCTGTTCACGAAGTCCCACATGTCAATCATGATCTCTTGGCAGGAATTATGCAACAAAACCTCCGTCATCGAAAGTTTAAAGAATCCATAGCAGGAAAACCCCCAAGCACCTTGGAAGAATTACTGGAAAGAGCCGAGAAGTATATACGCATTGAGGAGACTATTGAACCACGATATttaggaaaaagaaaaagggaaGAAGAAAAACCAAGAGAAGgccgaaaagaagagaaacgaGGATTCCAAGGCCCTCGTCTTCAGCAGGTACCCCTAAATGCACGTTTGACTGATATATTGGTGGTTGCGGAAAAACAAGGCTTGCTGCAACCTCCGAGGCCAATGAAAGACAACCCAAAGCGACTGAAATCTGACAAGTATTGCCACTTTCACAAAGACAAAGGACATTCTACCGAAGACTGTTACAGCTTGAGAACAGAAATAGAGAAGCTAATCAAACGTGGCTATTTAAAAGACTTCGTGAGTAAGTCTCACCACCAACAACGAGACAACAAGTCTTATGAAGATCGTCGAAACAGAGAACCCCCAAAGAATCATGAGAAGCAAGGAAAGCATAATGGAGATTTCCATGAGAACATGCCGACCGGAGGGGTTATCGCTGTTATAACCGGGGGACCAGCTTGCGGAGATTCAAATAGAGCGAGGAAGACTCTTCTGCGTAATTCTTCTAGGGGGAATCACTATCCTCACCCTAACCAAGCCCAAGTCGTGTGTGAAATATCGAAAATATCAAAAGAAATGACATTCACTGAGTCAGATAGGGAATACCCTTTAGTTGAGCACAATGACGCATTGGTCGTCTCTGCTACAATATCCAACTTCTGGGTGAAAAAGATGCTGGTTGACTCAGGCAGTTCAGCAGATATCATTTTTCTTAATGCATTTGTTAAAATAGGGATAGACAATGCACAGCTAACGCCCATCAGCACCCCTTTAGTTGGATTTTCTGGAGAAGTAGTGGAAGCACTAGGAGAGATCACACTTCCGCTCTCGCTAGGTTCGTATCCGAGAAGAGTTACAAAAATGGTAAAGTTCTTGGTAGTAAATGCATCATCTGCATATAACGTGATACTGGGGCGCCCGAGTCTAAATGTTTTCCAAGCCATAGGATCAACCTATCATATGAAGTTGAAGTTCCCAACGTCAGAAGGAGTTGGAGAGGCTGTTGGTGATAGCAGGTTGGCTCGGGAGTGTCATGCTAACATCCTGCGAGACCCTGCCAATTGTAAGAAAAGGTCAAGGGTGGACGAGATATCAACTCAGAAGAAGAGACATCCACAGACAGATGAGCCCAAAAATGATAGAATACATACTATCGATAATGAAGTCGAGAAAGTAAAACACTTAGAGGCAACCGAAGCGCTAAAAAGAATAGAGGTAACTCCAGGAAGTCCCGGTAGAATTCTTAAGATTGGAACGGAGATGCCTGCTGAAGTAGAACAGATGATAACAACATTCCTCAGGGAAAATGCAGATGTATTCGCCTGGGAAGGTGAACCCTTACCAGGAATACCTCATGAGTATGCCCTCCATCAACTTAATGTGGACCCCAGGATGAAGCCAGTAAAGCAAAAGAAACGATCTTTTGGAGCAGAAAAGAACAAACATATTACGGTCGAAGTAGAAAAACTGGTGAAGACCAAGTATATCAGGCCAGTCTCCTATCCCGAATGGCTAGAAAATGTGGTGCTTGTTCCCAAACCCGGAGGTAAGTGGCGTCTATGCATAGACTTCACCGATTTAAACAAGGCTTGCCCCAAAGATCTCTTTCCATTGCCGCGAATCGACTTGTTGGTTGATTCCACCGCCGGATGTGAGTTGCTCAGTTTTTTGGATGCTTACCAAGGGTATAATCAGATAGGTTTAGCTcctgaagatcaagaaaaagcAAGCTTCATTACTGATCAAGGTATCTATTGCTATGAAGTAATGCCTTTTGGATTGAAAAATGCTGGGGCCACGTATCAAAGATTGGTAAACAAGATGTTCGAGAAATTGATCGGGCGGAGTATGGAGGTCTATATCGATGATATGTTGATAAAAAGCGTTATAGCTCTCAAGCATGTGGAGATATCAAAGAATGTTTTGAGATATTGA
- the LOC140878674 gene encoding uncharacterized protein, with product MSLRESQTESNHSPDSERYTEIELPVYSPSSGVGIVNLSNSVTLDVASASLQSLKPVDFNLEPDLGSSSESDSDGIPGETVSHPLSRESVSYVCRCKGIPRSCDIIVPCPGDSRHSPPAGFFTVYVEHLNSGFSIPPCPVLIGLIKSLGVSLSQLTPNALLYFFGFRHQVGAFELDPSLDLFHALFSARPTKPDSDIYFQPRPKCRFLRKLRSHRGAWKSDFFYAKDCGWGVPVDWSSGLTIIKNKGSILELQSQCRSLGLFNENFDPRCLVSAGNQIDLSKLRHRENKSGRPLPWSGPKHKGNGRDASDRVSESVPRAGVSRGVVPRGRQGHSIPSLPDERSSGAGAIDHRRGASKRPMEEGKKGGEVLPADPAKKLREASSSSVRKARPHPLLLDGVNRDGAESFWDSSDFEIGLRRGAKVVGDHDLNHLIPRSSSILRHSIALGSCQILSAVRALEAREDKAQADEAKILKELAKLKEDVVRLEASEVRAKEEILRLGGENSSIKEELRQWPEKLGVKEKEGETLRSELSALYERHYTEVQTGAGFLSSPPGLQLQRSLEERAVESFCASAAFEEEVFRRAYAIHDELILESRRILREQHVSENVVKMIGAGFPDPDMGPTDMPRVAAPLDDFGDFEIIEALNSLQGDDAPGVP from the exons ATGTCTTTGCGTGAATCTCAGACTGAGTCCAATCATAGCCCTGATTCTGAGCGATACACTGAAATTGAATTGCCGGTTTACAGTCCCAGCTCAGGTGTAGGTATCGTCAATTTGAGTAATTCTGTCACACTTGACGTTGCGTCGGCATCATTACAGAGCCTAAAGCCTGTCGATTTTAATCTTGAGCCCGACCTTGGTTCTTCTAGCGAGTCAGACAGTGATGGGATTCCTGGTGAGACGGTGTCCCATCCTTTGTCTCGTGAAAGCGTTTCTTATGTGTGCCGCTGCAAAGGAATACCCAGATCTTGCGACATTATAGTTCCGTGCCCCGGTGACTCTCGTCACTCTCCGCCTGCTGGTTTTTTCACAGTTTATGTTGAACACTTAAACAGCGGTTTCTCAATTCCTCCATGCCCTGTCTTGATAGGGTTAATAAAAAGTTTAGGCGTTAGTCTCAGTCAGTTGACTCCTAATGCCCTTCTGTATTTTTTCGGATTTCGACATCAAGTGGGTGCTTTTGAATTGGATCCAAGCCTGGATTTATTTCATGCACTTTTTTCAGCTCGTCCCACGAAACCGGATTCTGATATATATTTCCAGCCCCGTCCGAAGTGTAGGTTCTTACGTAAACTTCGATCTCACCGAGGTGCTTGGAAGTCAGACTTCTTTTATGCTAAAGATTGCGGGTGGGGGGTGCCCGTGGATTGGAGCTCTGGGCTTACTATAATAAAGAATAAAGGATCTATTCTTGAGCTTCAATCACAATGTCGGTCTCTGGGGCTCTTTAACGAAAATTTTGACCCTCGGTGTTTAGTTAGTGCTG GTAACCAGATTGACCTGAGTAAGCTCCGTCATCGGGAGAATAAGTCCGGTCGCCCTCTTCCTTGGAGTGGGCCGAAGCACAAGGGAAATGGGAGAGATGCATCTGATCGTGTTTCTGAGTCAGTTCCCCGTGCTGGAGTGAGCCGAGGCGTGGTACCACGAGGACGCCAGGGCCATAGTATCCCTTCCTTGCCTGATGAGAGATCTTCGGGTGCCGGTGCTATTGATCACCGGAGGGGGGCGAGCAAGAGGCCGATGGAGGAGGGTAAAAAAGGGGGTGAAGTCCTTCCTGCTGATCCTGCGAAGAAACTTCGGGAGGCTTCATCCTCTTCGGTGAGGAAAGCGAGACCACACCCCTTGCTTCTTGACGGGGTGAATAGGGATGGTGCAGAGTCCTTCTGGGACTCCAGTGATTTTGAGATTGGCCTTAGGCGGGGGGCCAAGGTAGTAGGGGATCATGATTTGAACCATTTGATCCCTCGATCCTCTTCGATCCTACGCCACTCTATTGCCCTTGGTTCTTGTCAG ATTTTGTCGGCTGTACGAGCTCTGGAGGCTCGAGAAGACAAGGCTCAAGCTGACGAGGCTAAGATTCTGAAGGAGTTGGCCAAACTGAAGGAAGATGTTGTTCGCCTTGAAGCTTCGGAGGTTAGGGCGAAGGAAGAGATTCTTCGTTTGGGAGGGGAGAATTCTAGCATTAAGGAAGAACTCCGTCAGTGGCCGGAGAAGCTTGGTGTGAAGGAAAAGGAGGGGGAGACTCTTCGTTCTGAGCTTAGTGCTCTTTATGAGAGGCACTATACTGAGGTACAGACTGGAGCTGGGTTTTTGTCCTCCCCTCCGGGGTTGCAGTTGCAGAGGAGTTTGGAGGAGAGGGCTGTTGAATCATTTTGCGCCTCCGCTGCTTTTGAGGAGGAAGTTTTTCGGCGTGCTTATGCGATTCATGATGAGTTGATACTTGAGAGCCGCCGAATTCTTCGCGAGCAGCATGTTTCGGAGAATGTGGTCAAGATGATTGGCGCTGGTTTTCCGGATCCGGACATGGGACCGACTGATATGCCGAGGGTAGCTGCGccccttgatgattttggtgaCTTCGAGATTATAGAGGCTTTGAACTCCCTCCAGGGAGATGATGCTCCTGGTGTTCCATGA
- the LOC140878675 gene encoding uncharacterized protein, translated as MTAQFIDIRACIRQMKAGFDELRSSLAKQIRAGLAEIRSQTAVHVQRDYSMVYSRRQKRKSSVLEADVGVDDNMIKELFPNNSGAELPTIPEESIEDIQVTPDAVMSGSEATTSKGCDGVRSFVECLTFKVKNSWARVKASMLVSSPRKIKGFYDNYDKSFYRPMAYANSPVTICHMGEALHGLLEIQLRHPELMSPNVSLMNSHFYVSMSVVAEDENQILKTNVVGVVKGIDPEWPCVSWGKARIILIPVHTDGRWFLLKLVAGVNKCTIYVLKRKHDPKCKDLDEDIGPILINVVHLLSFVGNNPHPERSWSIKMYDEFKAQIKQYVIISLMCNMFTIEK; from the exons ATGACAGCACAATTTATCGACATCAGAGCGTGTATAAGGCAAATGAAAGCTGGTTTTGATGAGTTGAGATCGAGTTTGGCTAAACAGATTAGAGCAGGTTTGGCTGAGATCAGGTCTCAAACGGCAGTACATGTTCAGAGAGATTATAGCATGGTCTATAGCAGAAGGCAAAAAAGGAAATCATCTGTACTTGAGGCAGACGTTG GTGTTGATGATAATATGATCAAGGAATTGTTTCCCAATAATAGCGGAGCTGAGCTGCCAACTATACCAGAGGAATCCATTGAAG atATTCAGGTGACTCCTGATGCGGTTATGTCAGGTTCCGAGGCGACCACGTCGAAAGGTTGTGATGGTGTGAGGTCATTTGTGGAGTGCTTGACTTTCAAGGTAAAGAACTCGTGGGCTCGAGTTAAAGCATCGATGCTCGTAAGTTCGCCTAGAAAGATTAAAGGATTTTATGACAATTATGACAAGTCGTTCTACAGGCCCATGGCATACGCGAATTCGCCCGTCACGATTTGT CACATGGGTGAAGCTCTCCATGGATTACTCGAGATTCAGCTACGACATCCTGAATTGATGTCACCAAATGTGTCGCTGATGAATAGTCATTTCTATGTGTCGATGTCTGTAGTGGCTGAagatgaaaatcaaattctcaaAACAAATGTGGTGGGGGTGGTGAAAGGGATTGATCCAGAATGGCCATGTGTCTCTTGGGGAAAGGCACGAATAATTCTCATCCCAGTCCACACAGATGGACGCTGGTTTTTACTAAAACTCGTGGCAGGGGTCAATAAGTGCACTATATATGTCTTGAAGCGAAAGCACGATCCTAAGTGCAAAGATCTGGATGAGGACATAGGGCCTATACTTATTAACGTTGTTCATCTACTATCCTTTGTTGGGAACAACCCACACCCTGAGAGGTCATGGTCTATAAAGATGTATGATGAATTCAAAGCCCAGATTAAACAGTACGTTATCATATCTCTAATGTGTAATATGTTTACCATTGAAAAATGA